Proteins encoded by one window of Kribbella italica:
- a CDS encoding hotdog domain-containing protein — protein sequence MSKAEVGLSVTHRRYVPYSHAHYAGHLVDGAYVLGLFGDVATEVCIVADGDEGLFASYSDVQFLQPLRAGDMVEVTATITRVGTRSRELGFAAHVVCRGRPDRSESAAEVLAEPLLITRATGTVVVPVA from the coding sequence ATGAGCAAGGCCGAGGTCGGTCTGTCGGTCACCCACCGCCGGTACGTGCCGTACAGCCACGCCCACTACGCCGGGCACCTGGTCGACGGCGCGTACGTGCTCGGCCTGTTCGGCGACGTCGCGACCGAGGTCTGCATCGTCGCCGACGGAGATGAAGGATTGTTCGCTTCCTACTCCGATGTCCAGTTCTTGCAGCCTTTGCGGGCCGGCGACATGGTCGAGGTGACGGCAACGATCACGCGGGTCGGCACCCGCAGCCGGGAGCTCGGCTTCGCCGCGCACGTGGTCTGCCGGGGGCGGCCGGACAGGTCCGAGTCGGCCGCCGAGGTGCTGGCCGAGCCGCTGCTGATCACCCGCGCGACCGGAACGGTGGTTGTCCCGGTCGCGTGA
- a CDS encoding OAM dimerization domain-containing protein, producing the protein MSIIRPYGDTTGDGMVQMSFTLPVPHDKRAEGAAVQLANKMGMDPALVVHAKPMGPDFTFFVVYGPVNHLVDTSKVEVIERDYPLLAPKDANLAIRKGLRRRLTVVGACIGTDAHTVGIDAIMNIKGFAGEKGLEYYRELKVVNLGAQVAVPELVRRAKAEKADAILVSQVVTQREAHVLNTREMSAAFREAYPEETRPVLVAGGPRFTEQMAGDLGVDRVFGRGTTPGEVASYLVDVLVTKRVRTPNRRSA; encoded by the coding sequence GTGAGCATCATCAGGCCGTACGGCGACACCACCGGCGACGGGATGGTGCAGATGTCGTTCACGCTGCCGGTCCCGCACGACAAGCGGGCCGAGGGCGCCGCGGTGCAGCTGGCCAACAAGATGGGCATGGACCCGGCGCTGGTCGTGCACGCCAAGCCGATGGGCCCGGACTTCACCTTCTTCGTCGTGTACGGGCCGGTGAACCACCTGGTCGACACCAGCAAGGTCGAGGTGATCGAGCGCGACTACCCGCTGCTCGCCCCGAAGGACGCGAACCTCGCCATCCGCAAGGGGTTGCGCCGCCGGCTGACCGTCGTCGGCGCCTGCATCGGGACCGACGCGCACACCGTCGGCATCGACGCGATCATGAACATCAAGGGCTTCGCGGGGGAGAAGGGCCTGGAGTACTACCGGGAGCTGAAGGTGGTCAACCTCGGGGCCCAGGTCGCCGTACCGGAGCTGGTCCGGCGGGCCAAGGCTGAGAAGGCGGACGCGATCCTGGTCTCCCAGGTGGTCACCCAGCGCGAGGCCCACGTGCTGAACACCAGGGAGATGTCGGCCGCGTTCCGCGAGGCCTACCCGGAGGAGACCCGGCCGGTACTGGTTGCCGGGGGCCCCCGTTTCACCGAGCAGATGGCCGGCGACCTCGGCGTGGACCGGGTCTTCGGCCGCGGGACGACGCCGGGTGAGGTGGCCAGCTACCTGGTCGACGTACTGGTCACGAAGCGGGTCCGCACCCCGAACAGGAGAAGTGCATGA
- a CDS encoding lysine 5,6-aminomutase subunit alpha has protein sequence MTRAVKKLDLDPVTVRKARSLARKAGKPIVNIAKQHTTVSVERAVLRLAGLAGADSEGIPWVNRLADTVRADVGLEHGLGLPVWDALVRGEAEDLAVLAQKAASGSVTFRLPEGRDAVRARAAARKAAAGGMKKVDGRRRERDRLIAKHGDPEQRPWIYLIVATGDIYEDIPQAQAAARAGADIIAVIRSTGQSLLDYVPEGATREGFAGTYATQENFRLMRAALDESSRELGRYIRLTNYASGLCMPEIATLAGLQRLDMMLNDSMYGILFRDINPIRTFVDQRFSRQIHARAGIIINTGEDNYLTTADAVEAAHTVTVSQLLNEYFAKEAGLEDWQLGLGHAFEITPEIPDSFRMELAHAMLARQLFPDAPLKWMPPTRHMTGDVFRGYLLDGFFNLVGAMTGQGILLVGMMTEAVVTPWISDRDLALQNVRYVLGAAGKLHEDFHPAPDGFIANRARQVLAESIDLLDRIVDEGLLNAIGDGTFGLMKRPQDAGRGLEGVARRSAAYYNPAIELLEEAQ, from the coding sequence GTGACCCGTGCTGTGAAGAAGCTCGACCTCGACCCGGTCACCGTCCGGAAGGCGCGCAGCCTCGCGCGCAAGGCCGGCAAGCCGATCGTGAATATCGCCAAGCAGCACACGACGGTCTCGGTCGAGCGGGCCGTACTGCGGCTGGCGGGCCTGGCCGGCGCGGACTCCGAGGGCATCCCGTGGGTGAACCGGCTGGCCGACACCGTGCGGGCCGACGTCGGCCTGGAACACGGGCTGGGGCTGCCGGTGTGGGACGCGCTGGTCCGCGGCGAGGCCGAGGACCTGGCGGTGCTCGCGCAGAAGGCGGCGTCGGGCTCGGTCACGTTCCGGCTGCCGGAAGGGCGGGACGCCGTACGGGCCCGGGCCGCGGCGCGGAAGGCCGCGGCCGGCGGGATGAAGAAGGTGGACGGGCGGCGCCGCGAGCGGGACCGGCTGATCGCCAAGCACGGCGATCCCGAGCAGCGGCCGTGGATCTACCTGATCGTTGCCACCGGCGACATCTACGAGGACATCCCGCAGGCCCAGGCGGCCGCGCGGGCCGGCGCCGACATCATCGCGGTGATCCGGTCGACCGGGCAGTCGCTGCTCGACTACGTGCCCGAGGGCGCGACCCGCGAGGGCTTCGCCGGCACGTACGCGACGCAGGAGAACTTCCGGCTGATGCGGGCCGCGCTGGACGAGTCGTCGCGCGAGCTCGGCCGCTACATCCGGCTGACCAACTATGCCTCCGGTTTGTGCATGCCGGAGATCGCGACGCTGGCCGGGCTGCAGCGGCTCGACATGATGCTGAACGACTCGATGTACGGGATCCTGTTCCGCGACATCAACCCGATCCGGACCTTCGTCGACCAGCGGTTCAGCCGCCAGATCCACGCTCGCGCCGGGATCATCATCAACACCGGCGAGGACAACTACCTGACCACCGCGGACGCCGTCGAGGCCGCCCACACGGTGACGGTGTCGCAGCTGCTGAACGAGTACTTCGCCAAGGAGGCCGGGCTCGAGGACTGGCAGCTCGGGCTCGGGCACGCCTTCGAGATCACCCCGGAGATCCCGGACTCGTTCCGGATGGAGCTGGCGCACGCGATGCTGGCCCGGCAGCTGTTCCCGGACGCGCCGCTGAAGTGGATGCCGCCGACGCGGCACATGACCGGTGACGTGTTTCGCGGCTACCTGCTGGACGGGTTCTTCAACCTGGTCGGCGCGATGACCGGGCAGGGCATCCTGCTGGTCGGGATGATGACCGAGGCCGTGGTCACGCCGTGGATCTCCGACCGCGACCTGGCCCTGCAGAACGTCCGGTACGTGTTGGGGGCCGCAGGCAAGCTTCACGAGGACTTCCACCCCGCGCCGGACGGCTTCATCGCCAACCGCGCGCGGCAGGTGCTGGCCGAGTCGATCGACCTTCTGGACCGGATCGTCGACGAGGGCCTGCTGAACGCGATCGGTGACGGCACCTTCGGGCTGATGAAGCGTCCGCAGGACGCCGGCCGCGGCCTGGAGGGCGTGGCCCGCCGGTCGGCGGCGTACTACAACCCGGCGATCGAGCTGCTCGAGGAGGCGCAGTGA
- a CDS encoding amidohydrolase family protein — MRTLLTNGSVYSPADPHATAIAVDDGVVTWLGDDSSASSYADGADEVIDLQGKLVTPAFVDAHVHTAQTGALLTGLDLIGTTSLTEALDRLAAFAASLPADAVIDGAGWDETKWPEGRPPTAEELDRAGGDRRVYLSRVDGHSGVISSSLVNAVEGLQGQAGYDASGRVERDAHHAVRDALSELVGPDQRLADARAAVQAMAERGIGAFHEMAAPHIGPVWELPLVRQAADELGLSATLYWGELGVFDNLTQYGLAGLAGDLNADGALGSRTAALRTPYADREDHRGHAYLTAEQIAEHVIACTEKGVQAGFHCIGDLALDNIARGFELAAEKVGVPALLAARHRLEHVEMPDAAVVATLAKCGVVASVQPMFDGHWGGPDGMYAERVGDRWEGMNPFGTLQRAGVVLAFGSDAPVTSLGGWEAVRAAAFHRTESERITVRAAFQAHTRGGWRAAGIDDAGVLAPGTAATYAVWEIDADLVVQTPDPRVAAWSTDPGAGVPVLPDLSDEAVVPSCLRTAVGGRLVYDSEGWSQ, encoded by the coding sequence GTGCGCACACTTCTGACGAACGGTTCCGTCTACTCACCCGCCGACCCCCACGCGACCGCGATCGCGGTCGACGACGGCGTGGTCACCTGGCTCGGCGACGACAGCAGCGCGTCGTCGTACGCCGACGGCGCGGACGAGGTGATCGACCTCCAGGGCAAGCTCGTCACGCCCGCATTCGTCGACGCCCACGTCCACACCGCCCAGACCGGCGCCTTGCTGACCGGCCTCGACCTGATCGGTACGACCAGCCTGACCGAGGCGCTCGACCGCCTCGCCGCCTTCGCAGCCTCCCTGCCGGCGGACGCCGTGATCGACGGCGCCGGCTGGGACGAGACGAAGTGGCCCGAGGGCCGGCCGCCGACGGCCGAGGAGCTGGACCGCGCCGGCGGCGACCGTCGGGTCTACCTGTCCCGCGTCGACGGTCATTCGGGCGTCATCTCCTCGTCCCTGGTGAACGCTGTCGAGGGACTGCAAGGCCAGGCCGGGTACGACGCGAGCGGGCGGGTCGAGCGGGACGCGCACCACGCCGTACGGGATGCGTTGAGCGAGCTGGTCGGGCCTGACCAGCGGCTGGCCGACGCCCGCGCGGCCGTGCAGGCGATGGCGGAGCGGGGGATCGGTGCGTTCCACGAGATGGCGGCGCCGCACATCGGCCCGGTCTGGGAGCTGCCGCTGGTCCGGCAGGCGGCGGACGAATTGGGGCTCTCGGCAACCTTGTACTGGGGTGAGCTCGGCGTCTTCGACAACCTCACGCAGTACGGCCTCGCCGGGCTGGCCGGCGACCTGAACGCCGACGGCGCGCTGGGCTCGCGGACGGCCGCGCTGCGCACGCCGTACGCCGATCGCGAGGACCACCGCGGGCACGCGTACCTGACGGCCGAGCAGATCGCCGAGCACGTGATCGCCTGCACCGAGAAGGGCGTCCAGGCGGGCTTCCACTGCATCGGGGACCTTGCCCTCGACAACATTGCGCGCGGCTTCGAGCTGGCCGCCGAGAAGGTCGGTGTCCCGGCGCTGCTGGCCGCGCGGCACCGGCTGGAGCACGTCGAGATGCCGGACGCGGCCGTCGTGGCGACGCTCGCGAAGTGTGGCGTCGTGGCCAGCGTGCAGCCGATGTTCGACGGCCACTGGGGTGGTCCGGACGGCATGTACGCCGAGCGCGTCGGCGACCGCTGGGAGGGCATGAACCCCTTCGGCACGCTGCAGCGCGCCGGCGTCGTCCTGGCCTTCGGGTCGGACGCGCCGGTGACCTCGCTCGGCGGCTGGGAGGCCGTGCGGGCGGCTGCGTTCCACCGGACCGAGTCGGAGCGGATCACCGTGCGGGCCGCGTTCCAGGCGCACACCCGCGGCGGTTGGCGGGCGGCCGGGATCGACGACGCCGGTGTGCTCGCGCCCGGTACGGCGGCGACGTACGCGGTGTGGGAGATCGACGCCGACCTGGTCGTCCAGACGCCGGATCCGCGGGTCGCGGCCTGGTCGACCGACCCGGGCGCCGGCGTACCGGTGCTGCCGGATCTGAGTGACGAAGCTGTTGTGCCGAGCTGCCTGCGAACTGCTGTCGGTGGCCGGCTGGTGTACGACTCCGAAGGATGGTCCCAGTGA
- a CDS encoding L-erythro-3,5-diaminohexanoate dehydrogenase, whose amino-acid sequence MSSSPVGLHRVIEPAGVLPQAAARLDAHPELWPDEIRISVERLNLDAASYRQLAEAHGHDGEAVRRAVLEIVAARGKMQNPVTGSGGMLVGVVDEVGPESPLGVKPGDRVATLVSLTLTPLQLTDGLRRWDGRSEQVPAEGHAILFARSIVAKLPDDLVPELSLAVMDVCGAPALTARVVREYVDKGIKPVVSVIGGAGKSGSLALAAARRSGAARTIGIVPVEVERERLQEAGLADVVALADARDPVALAAAVEESGGPADITVVCVDVPGCEHGAVLATASGGTVIFFSMATSFSAAALGAEGLAADVTMLVGNGYVPGHADYALELLRSEPGVRRLFEGRLKAEGQD is encoded by the coding sequence GTGTCGTCGAGCCCCGTCGGACTGCACCGCGTGATCGAGCCGGCCGGTGTGCTGCCGCAGGCCGCGGCCCGGCTGGACGCGCATCCCGAGCTGTGGCCGGACGAGATCCGGATCTCGGTCGAGCGGCTCAACCTCGACGCCGCGTCGTACCGGCAGTTGGCCGAGGCGCACGGACACGACGGCGAGGCCGTACGGCGTGCGGTGCTCGAGATCGTGGCGGCCCGCGGCAAGATGCAGAACCCGGTCACCGGGTCGGGCGGCATGCTGGTCGGCGTCGTCGACGAGGTCGGGCCGGAGTCGCCGCTCGGCGTGAAGCCGGGGGACCGGGTCGCGACGCTGGTTTCGCTGACGCTCACTCCGCTGCAGCTCACCGACGGGCTGCGCCGCTGGGACGGCCGCAGCGAGCAGGTCCCGGCCGAGGGACACGCGATTCTGTTCGCCCGGTCGATCGTCGCGAAGCTTCCCGACGACCTGGTTCCGGAGCTTTCGCTGGCCGTGATGGACGTCTGTGGCGCGCCCGCGCTGACCGCGCGCGTGGTGCGTGAGTATGTCGACAAAGGCATAAAGCCTGTCGTGTCAGTAATTGGCGGCGCAGGGAAATCCGGCTCGCTCGCCCTGGCCGCGGCCCGCCGGTCGGGTGCCGCCCGGACGATCGGGATCGTGCCGGTCGAGGTCGAGCGGGAGCGCCTGCAAGAGGCCGGTCTGGCCGATGTCGTCGCTCTGGCCGACGCTCGCGACCCGGTCGCGCTGGCGGCGGCGGTCGAGGAGTCCGGGGGACCGGCGGACATCACCGTGGTCTGCGTGGACGTGCCCGGCTGCGAGCACGGCGCGGTGCTCGCGACGGCGTCCGGCGGCACGGTGATCTTCTTCTCGATGGCGACCTCGTTCTCGGCCGCCGCGCTCGGCGCCGAGGGGCTGGCGGCCGACGTGACGATGCTCGTCGGCAACGGTTACGTGCCCGGTCACGCCGACTACGCGCTCGAGCTGCTGCGCTCCGAGCCGGGTGTCCGGCGACTCTTCGAGGGCCGGCTGAAGGCGGAGGGGCAGGATTAG
- a CDS encoding lysine 2,3-aminomutase codes for MTDLISPELTVADGQPYAYARAELVEPDWTRMPGFKDVTAEEWRSVQWQRSHCVKNVKQLRDVMGDLLEERVYEDLSRDQAERATMSMLLPPQMLNTIVPQGADDYTAAFYADPVRRYMLPMFTDRRTDWASHPHATRDSLHEHEMWATEGLTHRYPTKVLAEVLPTCPQYCGHCTRMDLVGNSTPVIDKLKFTIKPQQRLDDMLDYLRRNPGVRDVVVSGGDVANMPWPRLEAFLTSLLEIENIRDIRLATKALMGMPQHWLSDDVRSGVERVATIARQRGVMVAMHTHVNAAQSVTPLVAEATKAMFEAGLRDVRNQGVLMRGVNDSVPQLLDLCFALLDGATITPYYFYMCDMIPFSEHWRVSVKDAQHLQHGILGYLPGFATPRIVCDVPYVGKRWVHQLSEYDEVRGISYWKKNYRTGIEQQDPEALNRTYEYYDPIDTLPTEGQDWWRTHAGDSIAAATEQAAASRAAAEAQKLLPVV; via the coding sequence GTGACCGATCTGATCAGCCCGGAGCTGACCGTCGCCGACGGCCAGCCGTACGCCTACGCCCGGGCGGAGCTCGTCGAGCCCGACTGGACCCGGATGCCGGGCTTCAAGGACGTCACGGCCGAGGAGTGGCGCTCGGTCCAGTGGCAGCGCTCGCACTGCGTCAAGAACGTCAAGCAGCTGCGCGACGTGATGGGCGACCTGCTCGAGGAGCGCGTCTACGAGGACCTGAGCCGCGACCAGGCCGAGCGCGCGACGATGTCGATGCTGCTCCCGCCGCAGATGCTGAACACGATCGTCCCTCAGGGCGCTGATGACTACACCGCGGCGTTCTACGCGGACCCGGTCCGCCGCTACATGCTGCCGATGTTCACCGACCGCCGGACGGACTGGGCGTCGCACCCGCACGCGACGCGCGACTCGCTGCACGAGCACGAGATGTGGGCCACGGAGGGGTTGACCCACCGCTACCCGACGAAGGTCCTGGCCGAGGTGCTGCCCACCTGCCCGCAGTACTGCGGGCACTGCACCCGGATGGACCTGGTCGGCAACTCGACGCCGGTGATCGACAAGCTGAAGTTCACGATCAAGCCGCAGCAGCGGCTCGACGACATGCTCGACTACCTGCGCCGCAACCCCGGCGTCCGGGACGTCGTCGTGTCCGGCGGCGACGTGGCGAACATGCCCTGGCCGCGGCTGGAGGCGTTCCTGACCAGCCTGCTGGAGATCGAGAACATCCGCGACATCCGGCTGGCCACCAAGGCGCTGATGGGGATGCCGCAGCACTGGCTGTCCGACGACGTGCGGAGCGGCGTCGAGCGGGTCGCGACGATCGCCCGGCAGCGTGGCGTGATGGTTGCCATGCACACCCATGTGAACGCGGCCCAGTCGGTGACGCCGCTGGTGGCCGAGGCGACCAAGGCGATGTTCGAGGCCGGCCTGCGCGACGTCCGCAACCAGGGCGTGCTGATGCGCGGCGTCAACGACTCGGTGCCGCAGTTGCTCGACCTGTGCTTCGCGCTGCTCGACGGCGCCACCATCACGCCGTACTACTTCTACATGTGCGACATGATCCCGTTCTCCGAGCACTGGCGGGTCTCAGTCAAGGACGCGCAGCACCTGCAGCACGGCATCCTCGGCTACCTGCCGGGCTTCGCGACGCCGCGGATCGTCTGCGACGTCCCCTACGTCGGCAAGCGCTGGGTGCACCAGCTGTCCGAGTACGACGAGGTGCGCGGCATCTCGTACTGGAAGAAGAACTACCGGACCGGGATCGAGCAGCAGGACCCCGAGGCGCTGAACCGCACCTACGAGTACTACGACCCGATCGACACGCTGCCCACCGAGGGCCAGGACTGGTGGCGCACCCACGCCGGCGACTCGATCGCCGCCGCCACCGAGCAGGCCGCTGCTTCCCGCGCCGCAGCCGAGGCGCAGAAGCTGCTGCCCGTCGTCTGA
- a CDS encoding methyltransferase domain-containing protein, whose protein sequence is MTQHLAATRSSYDNVADAYHELVKDRMAGNPIERAMLTAFAELTGDPIVDLGCGAGRTTGFLKAVGCDISGLDLSPKMVELARKNYPGVTFAVGSMTDLPFKDGELGGVLAWYSTFHIPREELPGLFTEFARVLRPGGRVLIGTHSGQDETLQPEKAYGVAVSYTAYLYRPEVITELLAGAGLTVTSLLTEPGSTPGRGYAAFMAQKT, encoded by the coding sequence GTGACCCAACACCTTGCCGCCACGAGGTCGTCGTACGACAACGTCGCGGACGCGTACCACGAGCTGGTGAAGGACCGGATGGCCGGGAACCCGATCGAGCGGGCGATGCTGACGGCGTTCGCGGAACTGACCGGCGACCCGATCGTCGACCTCGGCTGCGGCGCCGGCCGGACCACCGGCTTCCTGAAGGCCGTCGGCTGCGACATCTCCGGGCTCGACCTGTCACCGAAGATGGTCGAGCTGGCGCGCAAGAACTACCCGGGCGTGACGTTCGCGGTCGGGTCGATGACCGACCTGCCGTTCAAGGACGGCGAGCTCGGCGGCGTGCTCGCGTGGTACTCGACGTTCCACATTCCGCGCGAAGAGCTGCCGGGACTGTTCACGGAGTTCGCGCGGGTGCTGCGGCCGGGTGGGCGGGTGCTGATCGGGACGCACTCCGGGCAGGACGAGACGCTGCAGCCGGAGAAGGCGTACGGCGTTGCCGTCAGCTACACGGCGTACTTGTACCGGCCTGAGGTGATCACCGAGCTGCTGGCCGGCGCCGGGCTGACCGTCACTTCTTTGCTGACCGAGCCGGGCAGTACGCCGGGGCGGGGATACGCGGCGTTCATGGCGCAGAAGACCTAG
- a CDS encoding Lrp/AsnC family transcriptional regulator, with product MEDLDRKIVALLASDGRMSFTDLGKATGLSTSAVHQRVKRLEQRGIVLGYAATIDHTALDLPLTALISIRPIDPSQPDDSPERLREVREIESCYSVAGDSSYVLIVRVASPGALEDLLATIRARANVSTTTTIVLSTPYERRPPAL from the coding sequence GTGGAGGACCTGGATCGCAAGATCGTCGCGCTGCTGGCGTCGGACGGGCGGATGAGTTTCACCGATCTCGGCAAGGCGACCGGCCTGTCCACGTCGGCCGTGCACCAGCGGGTCAAGCGCCTGGAGCAGCGCGGCATCGTCCTGGGGTACGCGGCAACGATCGACCACACCGCGCTCGACCTTCCGCTGACCGCGCTGATCTCGATCCGCCCGATCGACCCGTCGCAGCCCGACGACTCACCCGAGCGGCTGCGCGAGGTCCGCGAGATCGAGTCCTGCTACTCCGTGGCCGGCGACTCCAGCTACGTGCTCATCGTCCGCGTCGCTTCCCCCGGTGCCCTAGAGGACCTCCTGGCGACCATCCGGGCCCGCGCGAACGTCTCCACGACGACCACGATCGTCCTCAGCACGCCGTACGAACGCCGCCCACCAGCCCTGTAG
- a CDS encoding 5'-3' exonuclease has translation MLLDTASLYFRAFFGVPDTMKAADGTPTNAIRGLLDFIARLVDNHHPTHLVACWDDNWRPSWRVELIPSYKAQRVEYVAAGGEQVEEVPDRLEVQVPFIRACLDSLGIAIAGAPDHEADDVIGTLSHRATMPVDVVTGDRDLFQLIDDSRGVRVIYTAAKGVGRAEVYDEKALLAKYDIPANRYADFATLRGDASDGLPGVKGVGEKTAASLVTAYGGLADIRAAALDPSTPMSPSVKRKIVDASDYLDVAPKVVAVATDAPVNVHHPEMPTEVADPQRWLDLVELLELGSSAQRVMQALNVGPKDTV, from the coding sequence ATGCTGCTCGACACTGCGTCACTGTACTTCCGCGCCTTCTTCGGAGTGCCCGACACGATGAAGGCCGCCGACGGTACGCCGACGAACGCGATCCGCGGGCTGCTCGACTTCATCGCGCGGCTGGTCGACAACCACCACCCGACCCACCTGGTCGCCTGCTGGGACGACAACTGGCGTCCGTCGTGGCGGGTCGAGCTGATCCCGTCGTACAAGGCCCAGCGGGTCGAGTACGTCGCGGCCGGTGGCGAGCAGGTCGAGGAGGTGCCGGACCGGCTGGAGGTGCAGGTGCCGTTCATCCGCGCCTGCCTGGACTCGCTCGGGATCGCCATCGCCGGCGCGCCCGACCACGAGGCCGACGACGTGATCGGCACGCTGTCGCACCGGGCGACGATGCCGGTCGACGTGGTCACCGGCGACCGCGACCTGTTCCAGCTGATCGACGACTCGCGCGGCGTCCGCGTCATCTACACCGCCGCCAAGGGCGTCGGCCGGGCCGAGGTGTACGACGAGAAGGCGCTGCTGGCCAAGTACGACATCCCCGCCAACCGCTACGCCGACTTCGCCACGCTGCGCGGCGACGCCTCCGACGGCCTGCCCGGCGTGAAGGGCGTCGGCGAGAAGACCGCCGCGTCCCTCGTCACGGCGTACGGCGGCCTGGCGGACATCCGCGCCGCCGCCCTCGATCCGTCGACCCCGATGTCCCCGTCGGTCAAGCGCAAGATCGTCGACGCGAGCGACTACCTCGACGTCGCCCCCAAGGTGGTCGCCGTCGCGACCGATGCCCCGGTCAACGTTCACCACCCGGAAATGCCCACCGAGGTCGCCGACCCGCAACGTTGGCTCGACTTGGTGGAACTCCTAGAGCTCGGCAGCAGCGCCCAGCGGGTGATGCAGGCCCTGAACGTAGGCCCGAAGGACACCGTGTGA
- a CDS encoding M20 family metallopeptidase, translating to MSDQNPQAGLDSSAAAGSPSPASLQRKGAEGAEPGATRVLAEQFRPEIVALRRALHQVPEYDLDLPKSQALVLEALVGLDLEITLGKELSSVTAVLRGTAPTDGVRPVVLLRGDMDALPVTERTDVPFKSQHPGMMHACGHDLHVAGLFGAAKILHALRDQLAGDVVFMFQPGEETSGGAPIMIREGVLDAAGRRADYAYGLHVGSAGQPFGMWSSKPGSFMAAADQLHVRVVGAGTHGSTPYRGKDPIPVACELVTALQMMITRQFDVFDPVVLTVGRIAGGTKENIIPDDAFFDATVRTFSEQTRAKVQRTSTQLVESIAAAHGLTAEVDYQIGYPVTVNNPDEHGFARDTIVDLFGPDRFRERPNPRCGAEDFSYVLNEIPGVYLNLSACAGPDPDAAADNHSPLANFDDTVVPDGSALLAELAVRRLSRGA from the coding sequence GTGAGCGACCAGAACCCACAGGCCGGGCTCGACTCTTCAGCCGCGGCCGGCTCTCCCTCCCCCGCTTCTCTCCAGCGCAAGGGCGCCGAAGGCGCCGAGCCGGGCGCGACCCGGGTGCTCGCCGAGCAGTTCCGGCCCGAGATCGTCGCGCTGCGCCGCGCGTTGCACCAGGTCCCGGAGTACGACCTCGACCTGCCCAAGTCGCAGGCACTCGTCCTCGAAGCGCTCGTCGGCCTCGACCTGGAGATCACGCTCGGCAAGGAGCTCTCCTCCGTCACCGCCGTCCTGCGCGGCACCGCGCCGACCGACGGCGTCCGCCCGGTCGTCCTGCTCCGCGGCGACATGGACGCACTCCCGGTCACCGAGCGGACCGACGTACCGTTCAAGTCCCAGCACCCCGGCATGATGCATGCCTGCGGCCACGATCTGCACGTCGCGGGCCTCTTCGGAGCGGCGAAGATCCTGCACGCGCTGCGCGACCAACTGGCCGGCGACGTCGTGTTCATGTTCCAGCCCGGCGAGGAGACCTCCGGCGGCGCGCCGATCATGATCCGCGAGGGCGTGCTCGACGCCGCCGGTCGCCGGGCGGACTACGCGTACGGCCTGCACGTCGGCTCCGCCGGCCAGCCGTTCGGCATGTGGAGCAGCAAGCCCGGCTCGTTCATGGCCGCGGCCGACCAGCTGCACGTCCGCGTCGTCGGCGCGGGCACGCACGGCTCCACGCCGTACCGCGGCAAGGACCCGATCCCGGTCGCCTGCGAACTGGTCACCGCACTGCAGATGATGATCACCCGGCAGTTCGACGTGTTCGACCCGGTCGTGCTCACCGTCGGGCGGATCGCGGGCGGCACGAAGGAGAACATCATCCCGGACGACGCGTTCTTCGACGCGACGGTCCGCACGTTCTCCGAACAGACCCGCGCGAAGGTGCAGCGGACCTCGACCCAGCTGGTCGAGTCGATCGCCGCCGCCCACGGCCTGACCGCCGAGGTCGACTACCAGATCGGCTACCCGGTGACGGTCAACAACCCCGACGAGCACGGCTTCGCCCGCGACACCATCGTCGACCTCTTCGGCCCCGACCGCTTCCGCGAACGCCCCAACCCGCGCTGCGGCGCCGAGGACTTCTCCTACGTCCTCAACGAGATCCCCGGCGTCTACCTCAACCTCAGCGCCTGCGCCGGCCCCGACCCCGACGCGGCCGCCGACAACCACTCCCCCTTGGCCAACTTCGACGACACGGTCGTCCCCGACGGCTCGGCCCTACTAGCCGAGCTCGCCGTACGCCGGCTCAGCCGCGGCGCGTAG
- a CDS encoding ArsR family transcriptional regulator encodes MNDARIPPHPELGDIALQQVLEAIVDPVRRSIVTQLARSTDDIKCGGFDLAVSTSTATHHFKVLREAGLIRQYYLGTSRLNTLRREEVDRVFPGLLDSVVAAESRQETRKTAGVSRGAVRP; translated from the coding sequence GTGAACGACGCTCGGATTCCACCGCACCCGGAGCTTGGGGACATCGCGCTGCAGCAGGTGCTGGAGGCGATCGTCGATCCCGTCCGGCGGAGCATCGTGACGCAGCTGGCGCGGTCGACGGACGACATCAAGTGCGGTGGGTTCGACCTCGCAGTGAGTACGTCGACGGCCACGCATCACTTCAAGGTGCTGCGGGAGGCCGGGCTGATTCGTCAGTACTACTTGGGGACGTCGCGGTTGAACACGTTGCGGCGTGAGGAGGTGGACCGGGTGTTCCCGGGGCTGCTGGACTCGGTCGTCGCTGCCGAGTCCAGGCAGGAAACGCGGAAGACGGCGGGCGTCTCGCGAGGCGCCGTACGGCCGTAG